In Melospiza melodia melodia isolate bMelMel2 chromosome 30, bMelMel2.pri, whole genome shotgun sequence, a single window of DNA contains:
- the RPL23 gene encoding large ribosomal subunit protein uL14, with product MSKRGRGGSSGAKFRISLGLPVGAVINCADNTGAKNLYIISVKGIKGRLNRLPAAGVGDMVMATVKKGKPELRKKVHPAVVIRQRKSYRRKDGVFLYFEDNAGVIVNNKGEMKGSAITGPVAKECADLWPRIASNAGSIA from the exons ATGTCGAAGAGAG GACGCGGAGGTTCGTCCGGGGCCAAGTTCCGCATCTCGCTGGGTCTCCCGGTGGGGGCCGTGATCAACTGCGCCGATAACACCG GGGCCAAGAACCTCTACATCATCTCCGTGAAGGGCATCAAGGGCCGCCTGAACCGGCTGCCGGCGGCCGGCGTGGGTGACATGGTGATGGCCACGGTGAAGAAGGGCAAGCCGGAGCTGAGGAAGAAGG TGCATCCAGCAGTGGTGATCAGGCAGCGGAAATCCTACAGGAGAAAAGATGGGGTGTTCCTGTACTTCGAGGACAACGCAGGAGTGATTGTAAATAACAAAGGAGAAATGAAAG GCTCAGCCATCACAGGCCCCGTGGCCAAGGAATGTGCAGATCTGTGGCCCAGGATCGCCTCCAACGCCGGCAGCATCGCCTGA